One window of Triticum dicoccoides isolate Atlit2015 ecotype Zavitan chromosome 5A, WEW_v2.0, whole genome shotgun sequence genomic DNA carries:
- the LOC119301411 gene encoding L-ascorbate oxidase-like, producing MSGGGAAMESSLLCAKQLLLCCLFLFLWALAAVAEAKTVHEQWDISYQFTHSDCVRKLAVTINGGTPGPTIRAVQGDTVVVTVKNLLMTENVAIHWHGIRQLGTPWADGTEGVTQCPILPGDTFEYRFVVDRPGTYMYHAHYGMQRSAGLNGMIVVAAAPGSADAEPFAYDGGEHEVLLNDWWHKSTYEQAAGLAAVPIVWVGEPQSLLINGRGRYNCSAMASDAAAACNATHPECAPQVFAVVPGRTYRFRIASVTSLSALNFEIEGHEMTVVETDGHYVKPFVVKNLNIYSGETYSVLIKADQDPNRNYWLASNVVSRKPGTPTGTAVLSYYGGRSSPRAPPPTAPPAGPAWNDSAYRINQSLATVAHPEHAHPPPPRADRTILLLNSQNKIDGRIKWAINNVSFTLPHTPYLVALKHGLLGAFDQRPPPETYNHTGYDVYGVQANPNATTSDGLYRLAFGSVVDVVLQNANMLAPNNSETHPWHLHGHDFWTLGYGVGRFDPAVHPATYNLRDPVMKNTVAVHPFGWTALRFRADNPGVWAFHCHIEAHFFMGMGVAFEEGIERVGDLPEEIRRCVSTKGGGH from the exons ATGAGCGGTGGTGGCGCAGCAATGGAGTCGTCGTTGCTATGCGCGAAACAGCTTCTCCTCTGCTGCCTCTTCCTCTTCCTGTGggcgctcgccgccgtcgccgagGCCAAGACGGTGCACGAGCAATGGGACATCAGCTACCAGTTCACGCACTCGGACTGCGTGCGCAAGCTGGCCGTCACCATCAACGGCGGCACCCCGGGCCCCACCATCCGCGCCGTGCAGGGCGACACCGTGGTGGTCACCGTCAAGAACCTGCTGATGACGGAAAACGTGGCGATCCACTGGCACGGCATCCGGCAGCTGGGCACGCCGTGGGCGGACGGCACGGAGGGCGTCACGCAGTGCCCGATCCTCCCGGGGGACACCTTCGAGTACAGGTTCGTGGTGGACCGCCCCGGCACCTACATGTACCACGCGCACTACGGCATGCAGCGCTCGGCCGGGCTCAACGGCATGATCGTCGTCGCGGCCGCGCCCGGCAGCGCCGACGCCGAGCCGTTCGCgtacgacggcggcgagcacgagGTCCTCCTCAACGACTGGTGGCACAAGAGCACCTACGAGCAGGCCGCGGGGCTCGCCGCCGTCCCCATCGTGTGGGTCGGCGAGCCCCAGTCGCTGCTCATCAACGGCCGCGGCAGGTACAACTGCTCGGCCATGGcgtccgacgccgccgccgcctgcaaCGCGACGCACCCGGAGTGCGCCCCGCAGGTGTTCGCCGTGGTGCCCGGCAGGACGTACCGCTTCCGCATCGCCAGCGTCACCTCCCTCTCCGCCCTCAACTTCGAGATCGAG GGCCACGAGATGACGGTGGTGGAGACGGACGGGCACTACGTGAAGCCGTTCGTGGTGAAGAACCTCAACATCTACTCCGGCGAGACCTACTCCGTGCTCATCAAGGCCGACCAGGACCCCAACCGCAACTACTGGCTCGCCTCCAACGTGGTGAGCCGCAAGCCCGGCACGCCCACCGGCACCGCCGTGCTCAGCTACTACGGCGGCCGCAGCagcccgcgcgcgccgccgcccacgGCGCCCCCCGCCGGCCCGGCGTGGAACGACAGCGCCTACCGCATCAACCAGAGCCTCGCCACGGTGGCGCACCCGGAGCAcgcgcacccgccgccgccgcgcgccgaccggaccatcctcctcctcaactcgcagaacaagatcGACGGGCGGATCAAGTGGGCCATCAACAACGTCTCCTTCACGCTGCCGCACACGCCCTACCTGGTGGCCCTGAAGCACGGCCTGCTGGGCGCCTTCGACCAGCGCCCGCCGCCGGAGACGTACAACCACACCGGGTACGACGTGTACGGCGTGCAGGCCAACCCCAACGCCACCACCAGCGACGGGCTGTACCGGCTGGCGTTCGGGTCGGTGGTGGACGTGGTGCTGCAGAACGCCAACATGCTGGCGCCCAACAACAGCGAGACCCACCCGTGGCACCTCCACGGCCACGACTTCTGGACGCTCGGGTACGGCGTGGGGCGGTTCGACCCGGCGGTGCACCCGGCCACCTACAACCTGAGGGACCCCGTGATGAAGAACACGGTGGCGGTGCACCCCTTCGGCTGGACGGCGCTGCGGTTCCGGGCCGACAACCCCGGCGTGTGGGCCTTCCACTGCCACATCGAGGCGCACTTCTTCATGGGCATGGGGGTCGCCTTCGAGGAGGGCATCGAGCGCGTCGGCGACCTCCCGGAGGAGATCAGGCGCTGCGTCAGCACCAAGGGCGGCGGCCACTAA